In one window of Branchiostoma lanceolatum isolate klBraLanc5 chromosome 15, klBraLanc5.hap2, whole genome shotgun sequence DNA:
- the LOC136421072 gene encoding uncharacterized protein, giving the protein MNLLRTLILTWICVSMATAEMCTDDVCEFTLVVRRARTMTHTGSDGMVHGVEILKNGSLQNKYVVFSGDIDGPIVPVEETITADGVQRNVILLNDQFPGPTLEVMEGAQVVVTVVNNLMREATSLHFHGMYMRGVPYMDGVPYVTQCPILPMHSFTYRFKAEPAGTNWYHSHLGSQKEEGLYGAFIVHKNSMASTPSLPMFLQDWWHEDFNTIDVDSAFMPNKGPGRYFDAWQDRGFSFDGNELSSVSFKSALINGRGRYNNNSAPLTTFEVPPGETLRFRLIHAGAEYTFRVSIDAHSMTVVANDGHDVEPVQVQSILVFPGESYDFEVVGDQPSGNYWIRAQTLWAGKGPDVEPEDRLQEVKAILAYDNAPADEDPMTTMQTCTENSPCRVLNCPFPAFPQGSNTECVYISDLSSVEEYSMPDESETEEYFFNFGYQIGSSINGRKFATPKRPLVFKTPYDITPCEATCETDGCMCTYMEEIPLGKTIRFVLMNLGIGSGGHHVIHLHGYDFRVLAMGFPDYNETTGRWISQNAGIDCGNDNKCNMASWNGTRPNLNFNKPPIRDTVVIPSRGYTVIEFRSNNPGFWLFHCHQTTHMNEGMSMIIAEAPDKLPALPYGFPTCGDFTGTEKPRSEGSDEMTDAAMGQSVTVVELSYTQLIIIIVISAALSATIALVTVGIYNACTNKTKIPETQATPQRLEDTVPRKDGASSLLEDAVEDTV; this is encoded by the exons ATGAATTTGCTTCGTACATTGATCCTTACATGGATCtgcgtttccatggcaaccgcgGAGATGTGCACTGATGACGTATGCGAGTTCACCCTGGTGGTTCGGAGGGCGAGGACCATGACACACACCGGAAGTGACGGCATGGTCCACGGG GTCGAAATTCTGAAAAATGGAAGCCTACAGAACAAGTACGTCGTTTTCTCTGGAGACATAGACGGTCCTATAGTTCCAGTGGAAGAGACCATCACAGCTGATGGAGTGCAGCGAAACGTAATCCTCTTGAACGACCAGTTCCCCGGTCCCACACTGGAGGTCATGGAGGGAGCGCAG GTGGTCGTGACCGTCGTCAACAACCTGATGAGAGAAGCCACGTCACTCCACTTCCACGGCATGTACATGCGCGGTGTGCCATATATGGACGGGGTGCCTTACGTCACACAGTGTCCCATCCTACCCATGCATAGTTTTACATACAGGTTCAAG GCGGAGCCGGCTGGGACAAACTGGTACCACAGTCACCTTGGCTCACAGAAAGaagagggtctgtatggggcgTTCATCGTGCACAAGAACAG CATGGCGTCAACTCCGTCACTACCGATGTTCCTGCAAGACTGGTGGCACGAAGACTTCAATACTATTGACGTTGACAGCGCGTTCATGCCTAACAAGGGTCCTGGGCGCTACTTT GATGCCTGGCAAGATCGTGGCTTCAGCTTTGACGGCAACGAATTATCGTCTGTAAGCTTCAAGTCGGCACTTATCAACGGCCGTGGCCGCTATAACAACAACTCCGCGCCGCTAACAACATTTGAGGTACCACCGGGAGAAACCTTACGGTTCCGCCTCATCCACGCAGGCGCAGAGTACACCTTCCGCGTGTCCATCGACGCGCACAGCATGACGGTCGTGGCAAATGACGGACATGACGTCGAGCCGGTCCAGGTTCAGTCCATCCTCGTCTTTCCGGGAGAGTCCTACGACTTTGAAGTGGTCGGCGATCAGCCAAGTGGTAACTACTGGATCCGTGCCCAGACGCTGTGGGCGGGAAAAGGGCCCGATGTCGAGCCAGAGGACCGACTGCAAGAGGTGAAAGCCATCCTGGCATATGACAACGCCCCTGCCGATGAAGACCCGATGACGACCATGCAAACCTGCACTGAAAACAGCCCGTGCCGAGTTCTGAACTGCCCTTTCCCGGCGTTCCCCCAAGGCAGCAATACTGAATGTGTCTACATCTCCGACCTGAGCAGCGTCGAAGAGTATTCAATGCCGGACGAGTCAGAAACTGAGGAGTACTTCTTCAACTTCGGATATCAAATCGGCTCCTCGATAAACGGCCGAAAGTTTGCCACCCCGAAAAGGCCGTTAGTTTTCAAAACACCCTATGACATTACCCCCTGCGAAGCCACCTGTGAGACGGACGGATGTATGTGTACCTACATGGAGGAGATTCCACTCGGGAAGACCATCAGGTTTGTGTTGATGAACCTCGGCATAGGAAGCGGGGGGCACCACGTCATTCATCTCCATGGTTACGACTTCAGGGTTCTGGCCATGGGATTTCCAGATTACAACGAAACAACAG GGCGTTGGATCTCTCAGAACGCTGGCATTGACTGTGGGAACGATAACAAGTGCAACATGGCTTCCTGGAACGGCACAAGGCCGAACTTGAACTTCAACAAGCCCCCCATCAGGGACACTGTCGTCATTCCCTCCCGTGGGTACACCGTTATAGAGTTCAG GAGTAACAACCCAGGCTTTTGGCTCTTCCACTGTCATCAAACGACTCACATGAACGAGGGGATGTCCATGATCATCGCGGAGGCCCCGGACAAGCTGCCCGCCCTGCCGTACGGCTTCCCGACCTGTGGAGACTTTACCGGGACCGAGAAACCACGAAGTGAAGGAAGTGATGAAATGACAGATGCAGCAATGGGGCAGTCTGTG ACTGTAGTGGAGTTGAGCTACACTCAgctgatcatcatcatcgtcatctcGGCTGCCCTGTCTGCAACCATCGCCCTGGTGACAGTAGGCATCTACAATGCATGCACAAACAAGACCAAGATACCAGAAACACAGGCCACTCCGCAACGTTTGGAAGACACAGTTCCAAGAAAAGATGGTGCTTCATCATTGCTGGAAGACGCTGTTGAAGACACTGTTTGA